In Papaver somniferum cultivar HN1 unplaced genomic scaffold, ASM357369v1 unplaced-scaffold_135, whole genome shotgun sequence, one DNA window encodes the following:
- the LOC113333923 gene encoding protein SHORT ROOT IN SALT MEDIUM 1-like isoform X3, producing the protein MNSSRGSNAYGQQQYAAQQTYGQNSGADGSSLPSRQSSMQGSAVQEADIGAGYRGHHPSASTHFGGPYGAVYGSTALSSAQQVGPMSDKGAISAALQGRTGYSSDRRHYDLQSEVTRRYTDSVGLGHQLQQPEIYDRIDQASLLRQQQLLKSQSIQSASPLDGGARPADYLAARGAPIRHSAQDLSVYGGRLDADPRTLSMLSGLPYDGQHQASSILGAAPRRNADDLMYAAQGSATSGYGVSLPPGRDYGNAKGLHVTSRESDYPSSLLSRGGGLGGSRMEERKDDRGTFRRELEIKEEERRRDHVRVREERERDRDRERERERERERRDKDRERERKRVPEIRRERTPPRITREQPGSTLGKEEKSLGRDLQRHDSQQRRHSPVKEKRREYVCKVYPSCLVDVERDYLSVSKRYPRLFVSPDFTKAVVNWPKENQNISFGTPVSFEHDLVEVESLSVKKEASVQSVAESREPRTGATIWNAKVILMSGISKDALEELSSNKNYEDRIPHINNILRFSFLRKDRAFMAIGGPQGIVDGGDSSVDDSSLIKTAISYTKDITQLDLQNCQQWNRFLEIHYNRLGKDGLFSHKEITVLYIPDLSECLPSLEAWRDQLLAHKKAIAEREQRLAAQKNKKSVEKNTVKGGQSIKKSDKDADPSKTVKVEGKLITPVKEEKKESDGTPSKQPIDGKNIEGGGEMPQENVKDPEKKDEVEGGDDEKALEKKGTEGTPIVQGTEAKKPGKKKIVKKVVKLKKAGEEVTISTNSQKCDVDKQGASDTTVNPDGTTVDPSGVKTFTKKKVVKKVPAGKTPQKEDKDLTSNDTQDVLKLEKPVEGQEHGKDNASVQQVAVKTSGKKKIIKRVPKRKASLVGSSSVGADGKKDEDNDEKKVVLEGSDDEKMKEQAASAEKVTVEEKKMVKKTNTKPESIKTSDGKKEAANSVGEKDEKLDREKKGLDDKKDSSAKKESNTSKEKSSGKDSPHLNKDKVKNANEKKGKDEKDDSRYKLSKIVKEKGKAEEPPKYPGLVLQTKSSKDSKIRSMSLSLDALLDYNDKDIDESTFELSLFAEALYEMLQYQMGCRLLTFLQKLRLNFVKKRDQRKRECDENPVKQVKPSKKKLKITEATPMDEESTKDANSNSNHKELNKDDPIIDGRGESKMDDEADDYDPEEDIDDDQEMEAEFDQHDKPKEARNEDEPAASEVKVEKGVSETNIKTEESALGDKTDEIIAGKEDKSNLAAKEAEVDRETNKKPVKEEGIVDKELLQAFRFFDRNRLGYIKVEDLRSIIHNLGKFLSHRDVKELVQSGLIESNTARDNRILYNKLVKLSKCDI; encoded by the exons ATGAATTCCTCAAGAGGGAGTAATGCTTATGGGCAGCAGCAATACGCCGCTCAGCAGACGTATGGACAAAAT TCCGGAGCTGATGGAAGCTCCCTGCCTTCTCGACAATCATCTATGCAAGGATCTGCTGTTCAAGAGGCAGATATTGGTGCTGGATATAGAGGTCATCATCCTTCAGCGTCAACTCATTTTGGGGGACCATATGGTGCAGTCTATGGATCAACTGCGCTGAGCAGTGCCCAGCAG GTTGGACCAATGAGTGACAAGGGAGCAATTTCAGCAGCTCTTCAAGGTCGGACTGGCTATTCTTCAG ATAGACGGCATTATGACTTGCAAAGTGAAGTAACTAGACGATACACAGACTCTGTTGGTCTTGGTCATCAACTTCAG CAGCCTGAGATTTACGATCGCATTGACCAG GCTTCACTACTTAGACAGCAACAGCTGCTAAAATCTCAATCAATACAATCCGCTTCTCCTCTAGATGGTGGTGCTAG ACCAGCTGACTATCTTGCTGCGCGGGGTGCTCCCATTCGTCACTCCGCACAAGATTTAAGTGTCTATGGTGGAAGGCTGGATGCAGATCCTCGTACTTTATCAATGCTTAGTGGTCTTCCGTACGATGGGCAACATCAAGCTTCGTCCATATTAGGGGCAGCACCTCGAAGAAATGCTGATGACCTCATGTATGCTGCACAAGGTTCTGCAACTTCAGGTTATGGGGTGAGTCTGCCTCCTGGTCGGGACTACGGGAATGCGAAAGGACTTCATGTCACATCACGTGAATCTGATTATCCTAGTAGCCTTTTGTCACGTGGTGGTGGCCTTGGAGGTTCCAGGATGGAGGAAAGAAAAGATGATAGAGGAACTTTCCGGCGAGAGCTAGAAATAAAGGAGGAGGAGCGTCGTAGGGATCATGTGCGTGTGCGAGAGGAGCGAGAACGAGATCGCGATCGTGAACGAGAACGTGAACGAGAACGGGAGCGACGTGACAAAGATAGAGAACGTGAACGTAAACGTGTCCCCGAAATTAGGCGAGAAAGAACGCCACCAAGAATCACTAGAGAACAACCTGGTTCCACGTTAGGAAAAGAGGAGAAGTCTCTGGGACGAGATTTGCAACGTCATGATTCTCAGCAGAG GCGCCATTCACCCGTTAAAGAGAAAAGGAGGGAATATGTCTGCAAG GTATACCCATCTTGTTTGGTGGATGTTGAAAGGGATTATTTGTCCGTTAGCAAGCGCTATCCTAGGCTATTTGTCTCACCAGATTTCACGAAG GCTGTTGTGAACTGGCCAAAGGAGAACCAGAACATTTCTTTCGGCACTCCTGTTAG CTTCGAGCATGACCTTGTTGAAGTGGAGAGCCTTTCTGTGAAAAAAGAGGCATCCGTCCAGTCAGTTGCTGAGTCTAGGGAACCCAGAACTGGTGCTACCATATGGAACGCAAAG GTGATCTTGATGAGTGGAATCAGCAAGGATGCTTTGGAGGAGCTGTCTTCTAATAAAAACTATGAAGACCGTATACCACATATCAATAATATTCTGAGATTTTCTTTTCTGAGAAAAGATCGGGCTTTCATGGCTATTGGTGGCCCACAGGGTATTGTTGATGGAGGGGATTCTTCAGTTGATGATTCCTCGTTGATTAAGACTGCCATTAG TTACACCAAGGATATAACCCAACTTGATTTGCAGAATTGCCAACAATGGAATCGTTTCCTTGAG ATTCACTATAATAGACTTGGCAAGGATGGGCTTTTTAGCCACAAAGAAATCACTGTACTGTATATTCCAGATTTGTCAGAATGTCTCCCTTCATTAGAAGCATGGAGAGATCAATTGCTCGCACACAAGAAAGCCATAGCTGAGAGAGAGCAGCGTCTTGCTGCACAGAAAAACAAG AAATCTGTTGAGAAGAACACAGTGAAAG GGGGGCAAAGTATTAAAAAATCTGATAAAGATGCTGATCCCTCAAAAACTGTTAAAGTGGAAGGCAAACTGATAACGCCCGTTAAAGAGGAAAAGAAAGAATCAGATGGTACACCCTCAAAACAGCCAATTGATGGTAAGAATATTGAAGGTGGAGGTGAGATGCCCCAAGAGAATGTCAAAGATCCCGAGAAGAAAGACGAAGTTGAAGGGGGTGATGATGAGAAGGCTCTAGAGAAAAAGGGTACTGAAGGAACACCTATTGTTCAGGGAACTGAAGCTAAAAAGCCTGGGAAGAAGAAAATTGTTAAGAAGGTTGTGAAACTGAAAAAAGCTGGCGAAGAGGTTACTATAAGCACTAATAGTCAGAAATGTGATGTAGACAAACAAGGTGCGTCCGACACTACCGTTAATCCTGATGGGACTACTGTTGATCCCTCTGGTGTTAAAACTTTCACCAAGAAGAAAGTTGTGAAGAAGGTTCCTGCTGGAAAGACTCCCCAGAAAGAAGATAAGGATTTGACTTCAAATGATACTCAAGATGTGTTAAAACTGGAGAAGCCAGTAGAGGGTCAAGAACATGGAAAAGATAATGCATCTGTTCAGCAAGTTGCTGTTAAAACAAGTGGAAAGAAGAAGATCATCAAAAGGGTACCTAAAAGAAAAGCTAGTCTAGTGGGAAGCTCTAGTGTGGGTGCTGATGGTAAGaaggatgaggataatgatgagaAGAAGGTAGTGCTGGAGGGAAGTGATGATGAAAAAATGAAAGAGCAAGCTGCAAGTGCAGAAAAGGTTACGGTTGAGGAGAAAAAAATGGTGAAGAAAACTAATACGAAACCAGAATCTATAAAGACTAGTGATGGTAAGAAAGAGGCTGCAAATAGTGTTGGTGAAAAGGATGAGAAACTGGATAGGGAGAAAAAAGGTCTTGACGACAAAAAAGATTCTAGTGCCAAAAAGGAGTCAAACACTTCGAAGGAAAAGAGCTCTGGGAAGGATAGTCCGCATCTCAACAAGGACAAGGTAAAAAATGCGAATGAGAAAAAAGGCAAAGATGAGAAAGATGATTCGAGGTATAAATTAAGTAAGATTGTGAAAGAAAAGGGTAAGGCCGAGGAGCCTCCAAAATACCCTGGTTTGGTTCTACAGACCAAATCGAGCAAAGATTCCAAA ATACGCTCAATGTCACTATCGTTGGATGCACTTCTGGATTATAATGACAAGGATATCGATGAATCAACTTTTGAG CTCTCACTTTTTGCGGAAGCACTCTATGAAATGCTACAGTACCAAATGGGTTGTCGACTGTTGACATTTCTCCAG AAACTGCGCTTAAACTTTGTGAAGAAAAGGGATCAAAGGAAAAGAGAATGTGATGAAAATCCTGTGAAGCAGGTGAAGCCTTCAAAAAAGAAACTGAAGATAACTGAAGCCACTCCTATGGATGAAGAGTCTACAAAAGATGCTAATTCAAATTCAAACCACAAAGAACTAAACAAGGATGATCCTATCATAGATGGGCGTGGCGAGTCCAAAATGGATGATGAAGCAGATGATTATGATCCTGAGGAAGATATCGATGATGATCAAGAAATGGAAGCTGAGTTTGATCAGCATGACAAACCCAAGGAG GCTAGAAATGAAGATGAACCGGCTGCTTCAGAGGTTAAGGTAGAAAAGGGAGTAAGTGAAACAAACATTAAAACTGAGGAGTCTGCGCTGGGAGATAAGACTGATGAGATAATTGCTGGGAAAGAAGACAAATCCAATTTGGCAGCAAAAGAAGCAGAGGTGGATAGAGAAACAAATAAAAAACCTGTCAAAGAGGAGGGGATTGTTGATAAGGAACTATTGCAG GCATTCAGGTTCTTTGATCGGAATCGGTTGGGCTACATCAAG GTTGAGGACTTGAGGTCGATTATTCATAATCTAGGAAAATTTCTTTCTCATAGGGATGTCAAG GAACTTGTGCAGAGTGGGCTGATAGAAAGCAACACGGCTAGAGATAATCGGATACTCTACAATAAACTGGTGAAGCTCTCAAAATGTGATATTTGA
- the LOC113333923 gene encoding protein SHORT ROOT IN SALT MEDIUM 1-like isoform X4, with protein MNSSRGSNAYGQQQYAAQQTYGQNSGADGSSLPSRQSSMQGSAVQEADIGAGYRGHHPSASTHFGGPYGAVYGSTALSSAQQVGPMSDKGAISAALQGRTGYSSDRRHYDLQSEVTRRYTDSVGLGHQLQPEIYDRIDQASLLRQQQLLKSQSIQSASPLDGGARPADYLAARGAPIRHSAQDLSVYGGRLDADPRTLSMLSGLPYDGQHQASSILGAAPRRNADDLMYAAQGSATSGYGVSLPPGRDYGNAKGLHVTSRESDYPSSLLSRGGGLGGSRMEERKDDRGTFRRELEIKEEERRRDHVRVREERERDRDRERERERERERRDKDRERERKRVPEIRRERTPPRITREQPGSTLGKEEKSLGRDLQRHDSQQRRHSPVKEKRREYVCKVYPSCLVDVERDYLSVSKRYPRLFVSPDFTKAVVNWPKENQNISFGTPVSFEHDLVEVESLSVKKEASVQSVAESREPRTGATIWNAKVILMSGISKDALEELSSNKNYEDRIPHINNILRFSFLRKDRAFMAIGGPQGIVDGGDSSVDDSSLIKTAISYTKDITQLDLQNCQQWNRFLEIHYNRLGKDGLFSHKEITVLYIPDLSECLPSLEAWRDQLLAHKKAIAEREQRLAAQKNKKSVEKNTVKGGQSIKKSDKDADPSKTVKVEGKLITPVKEEKKESDGTPSKQPIDGKNIEGGGEMPQENVKDPEKKDEVEGGDDEKALEKKGTEGTPIVQGTEAKKPGKKKIVKKVVKLKKAGEEVTISTNSQKCDVDKQGASDTTVNPDGTTVDPSGVKTFTKKKVVKKVPAGKTPQKEDKDLTSNDTQDVLKLEKPVEGQEHGKDNASVQQVAVKTSGKKKIIKRVPKRKASLVGSSSVGADGKKDEDNDEKKVVLEGSDDEKMKEQAASAEKVTVEEKKMVKKTNTKPESIKTSDGKKEAANSVGEKDEKLDREKKGLDDKKDSSAKKESNTSKEKSSGKDSPHLNKDKVKNANEKKGKDEKDDSRYKLSKIVKEKGKAEEPPKYPGLVLQTKSSKDSKIRSMSLSLDALLDYNDKDIDESTFELSLFAEALYEMLQYQMGCRLLTFLQKLRLNFVKKRDQRKRECDENPVKQVKPSKKKLKITEATPMDEESTKDANSNSNHKELNKDDPIIDGRGESKMDDEADDYDPEEDIDDDQEMEAEFDQHDKPKEARNEDEPAASEVKVEKGVSETNIKTEESALGDKTDEIIAGKEDKSNLAAKEAEVDRETNKKPVKEEGIVDKELLQAFRFFDRNRLGYIKVEDLRSIIHNLGKFLSHRDVKELVQSGLIESNTARDNRILYNKLVKLSKCDI; from the exons ATGAATTCCTCAAGAGGGAGTAATGCTTATGGGCAGCAGCAATACGCCGCTCAGCAGACGTATGGACAAAAT TCCGGAGCTGATGGAAGCTCCCTGCCTTCTCGACAATCATCTATGCAAGGATCTGCTGTTCAAGAGGCAGATATTGGTGCTGGATATAGAGGTCATCATCCTTCAGCGTCAACTCATTTTGGGGGACCATATGGTGCAGTCTATGGATCAACTGCGCTGAGCAGTGCCCAGCAG GTTGGACCAATGAGTGACAAGGGAGCAATTTCAGCAGCTCTTCAAGGTCGGACTGGCTATTCTTCAG ATAGACGGCATTATGACTTGCAAAGTGAAGTAACTAGACGATACACAGACTCTGTTGGTCTTGGTCATCAACTTCAG CCTGAGATTTACGATCGCATTGACCAG GCTTCACTACTTAGACAGCAACAGCTGCTAAAATCTCAATCAATACAATCCGCTTCTCCTCTAGATGGTGGTGCTAG ACCAGCTGACTATCTTGCTGCGCGGGGTGCTCCCATTCGTCACTCCGCACAAGATTTAAGTGTCTATGGTGGAAGGCTGGATGCAGATCCTCGTACTTTATCAATGCTTAGTGGTCTTCCGTACGATGGGCAACATCAAGCTTCGTCCATATTAGGGGCAGCACCTCGAAGAAATGCTGATGACCTCATGTATGCTGCACAAGGTTCTGCAACTTCAGGTTATGGGGTGAGTCTGCCTCCTGGTCGGGACTACGGGAATGCGAAAGGACTTCATGTCACATCACGTGAATCTGATTATCCTAGTAGCCTTTTGTCACGTGGTGGTGGCCTTGGAGGTTCCAGGATGGAGGAAAGAAAAGATGATAGAGGAACTTTCCGGCGAGAGCTAGAAATAAAGGAGGAGGAGCGTCGTAGGGATCATGTGCGTGTGCGAGAGGAGCGAGAACGAGATCGCGATCGTGAACGAGAACGTGAACGAGAACGGGAGCGACGTGACAAAGATAGAGAACGTGAACGTAAACGTGTCCCCGAAATTAGGCGAGAAAGAACGCCACCAAGAATCACTAGAGAACAACCTGGTTCCACGTTAGGAAAAGAGGAGAAGTCTCTGGGACGAGATTTGCAACGTCATGATTCTCAGCAGAG GCGCCATTCACCCGTTAAAGAGAAAAGGAGGGAATATGTCTGCAAG GTATACCCATCTTGTTTGGTGGATGTTGAAAGGGATTATTTGTCCGTTAGCAAGCGCTATCCTAGGCTATTTGTCTCACCAGATTTCACGAAG GCTGTTGTGAACTGGCCAAAGGAGAACCAGAACATTTCTTTCGGCACTCCTGTTAG CTTCGAGCATGACCTTGTTGAAGTGGAGAGCCTTTCTGTGAAAAAAGAGGCATCCGTCCAGTCAGTTGCTGAGTCTAGGGAACCCAGAACTGGTGCTACCATATGGAACGCAAAG GTGATCTTGATGAGTGGAATCAGCAAGGATGCTTTGGAGGAGCTGTCTTCTAATAAAAACTATGAAGACCGTATACCACATATCAATAATATTCTGAGATTTTCTTTTCTGAGAAAAGATCGGGCTTTCATGGCTATTGGTGGCCCACAGGGTATTGTTGATGGAGGGGATTCTTCAGTTGATGATTCCTCGTTGATTAAGACTGCCATTAG TTACACCAAGGATATAACCCAACTTGATTTGCAGAATTGCCAACAATGGAATCGTTTCCTTGAG ATTCACTATAATAGACTTGGCAAGGATGGGCTTTTTAGCCACAAAGAAATCACTGTACTGTATATTCCAGATTTGTCAGAATGTCTCCCTTCATTAGAAGCATGGAGAGATCAATTGCTCGCACACAAGAAAGCCATAGCTGAGAGAGAGCAGCGTCTTGCTGCACAGAAAAACAAG AAATCTGTTGAGAAGAACACAGTGAAAG GGGGGCAAAGTATTAAAAAATCTGATAAAGATGCTGATCCCTCAAAAACTGTTAAAGTGGAAGGCAAACTGATAACGCCCGTTAAAGAGGAAAAGAAAGAATCAGATGGTACACCCTCAAAACAGCCAATTGATGGTAAGAATATTGAAGGTGGAGGTGAGATGCCCCAAGAGAATGTCAAAGATCCCGAGAAGAAAGACGAAGTTGAAGGGGGTGATGATGAGAAGGCTCTAGAGAAAAAGGGTACTGAAGGAACACCTATTGTTCAGGGAACTGAAGCTAAAAAGCCTGGGAAGAAGAAAATTGTTAAGAAGGTTGTGAAACTGAAAAAAGCTGGCGAAGAGGTTACTATAAGCACTAATAGTCAGAAATGTGATGTAGACAAACAAGGTGCGTCCGACACTACCGTTAATCCTGATGGGACTACTGTTGATCCCTCTGGTGTTAAAACTTTCACCAAGAAGAAAGTTGTGAAGAAGGTTCCTGCTGGAAAGACTCCCCAGAAAGAAGATAAGGATTTGACTTCAAATGATACTCAAGATGTGTTAAAACTGGAGAAGCCAGTAGAGGGTCAAGAACATGGAAAAGATAATGCATCTGTTCAGCAAGTTGCTGTTAAAACAAGTGGAAAGAAGAAGATCATCAAAAGGGTACCTAAAAGAAAAGCTAGTCTAGTGGGAAGCTCTAGTGTGGGTGCTGATGGTAAGaaggatgaggataatgatgagaAGAAGGTAGTGCTGGAGGGAAGTGATGATGAAAAAATGAAAGAGCAAGCTGCAAGTGCAGAAAAGGTTACGGTTGAGGAGAAAAAAATGGTGAAGAAAACTAATACGAAACCAGAATCTATAAAGACTAGTGATGGTAAGAAAGAGGCTGCAAATAGTGTTGGTGAAAAGGATGAGAAACTGGATAGGGAGAAAAAAGGTCTTGACGACAAAAAAGATTCTAGTGCCAAAAAGGAGTCAAACACTTCGAAGGAAAAGAGCTCTGGGAAGGATAGTCCGCATCTCAACAAGGACAAGGTAAAAAATGCGAATGAGAAAAAAGGCAAAGATGAGAAAGATGATTCGAGGTATAAATTAAGTAAGATTGTGAAAGAAAAGGGTAAGGCCGAGGAGCCTCCAAAATACCCTGGTTTGGTTCTACAGACCAAATCGAGCAAAGATTCCAAA ATACGCTCAATGTCACTATCGTTGGATGCACTTCTGGATTATAATGACAAGGATATCGATGAATCAACTTTTGAG CTCTCACTTTTTGCGGAAGCACTCTATGAAATGCTACAGTACCAAATGGGTTGTCGACTGTTGACATTTCTCCAG AAACTGCGCTTAAACTTTGTGAAGAAAAGGGATCAAAGGAAAAGAGAATGTGATGAAAATCCTGTGAAGCAGGTGAAGCCTTCAAAAAAGAAACTGAAGATAACTGAAGCCACTCCTATGGATGAAGAGTCTACAAAAGATGCTAATTCAAATTCAAACCACAAAGAACTAAACAAGGATGATCCTATCATAGATGGGCGTGGCGAGTCCAAAATGGATGATGAAGCAGATGATTATGATCCTGAGGAAGATATCGATGATGATCAAGAAATGGAAGCTGAGTTTGATCAGCATGACAAACCCAAGGAG GCTAGAAATGAAGATGAACCGGCTGCTTCAGAGGTTAAGGTAGAAAAGGGAGTAAGTGAAACAAACATTAAAACTGAGGAGTCTGCGCTGGGAGATAAGACTGATGAGATAATTGCTGGGAAAGAAGACAAATCCAATTTGGCAGCAAAAGAAGCAGAGGTGGATAGAGAAACAAATAAAAAACCTGTCAAAGAGGAGGGGATTGTTGATAAGGAACTATTGCAG GCATTCAGGTTCTTTGATCGGAATCGGTTGGGCTACATCAAG GTTGAGGACTTGAGGTCGATTATTCATAATCTAGGAAAATTTCTTTCTCATAGGGATGTCAAG GAACTTGTGCAGAGTGGGCTGATAGAAAGCAACACGGCTAGAGATAATCGGATACTCTACAATAAACTGGTGAAGCTCTCAAAATGTGATATTTGA